The Saccharothrix variisporea genome has a segment encoding these proteins:
- the sigJ gene encoding RNA polymerase sigma factor SigJ: MSSHADHLDPDLSVVMGERRRLINLAYRLLGSLSDAEDVVQETYARWYAMSEAEQRAIDSPGAWLNKVAGRLCLNVLSSARVRRETYVGEWVPEPLPDPTEWITGRPAADPVDRVTLDESVSMAFLVVLDAMTPAERVAFVLHDVFRYSFAEVADVVGRTPAACRQLASSARRRIRDARPPTTPAARQARLVRDFKQALEAGDVKALVTLLDPDVTAIADGGGLVSTTLHPVEGAEGIVRSLLRFQDRLRGLTLLERTVNGQPGLIAQQDGVTVSVYAFEVADDRIKRIWAVRNPEKLRSWTIG; the protein is encoded by the coding sequence ATGAGCTCGCACGCCGATCACCTCGACCCGGACCTGAGCGTGGTCATGGGCGAACGCCGCCGGCTGATCAACCTCGCCTACCGGCTGCTCGGGTCGCTGTCCGACGCCGAGGACGTGGTGCAGGAGACCTACGCCCGCTGGTACGCGATGTCCGAGGCGGAGCAGCGGGCCATCGACTCGCCGGGCGCGTGGCTGAACAAGGTGGCCGGCCGGCTGTGCCTGAACGTGCTGTCCTCGGCACGCGTGCGGCGGGAGACCTACGTGGGCGAGTGGGTGCCCGAGCCGCTGCCCGACCCCACCGAGTGGATCACCGGCCGGCCCGCCGCCGACCCCGTCGACCGGGTCACCCTGGACGAGTCGGTCAGCATGGCCTTCCTGGTCGTGCTCGACGCCATGACCCCGGCCGAGCGCGTGGCCTTCGTGCTGCACGACGTGTTCCGCTACTCCTTCGCCGAGGTCGCCGACGTCGTGGGCCGCACCCCGGCGGCCTGCCGCCAACTGGCCTCCTCCGCCCGCCGCCGCATCCGCGACGCCCGGCCACCGACGACCCCGGCCGCCCGGCAGGCACGGCTCGTCCGCGACTTCAAGCAGGCCCTGGAAGCCGGTGACGTCAAAGCCCTGGTCACGCTCCTGGACCCGGACGTCACCGCGATCGCCGACGGCGGCGGCCTGGTCAGCACCACCCTGCACCCGGTCGAGGGCGCGGAGGGGATCGTGCGCTCGCTGCTGCGCTTCCAGGACCGGCTGCGCGGCCTGACCCTGCTGGAACGCACGGTCAACGGCCAGCCCGGACTGATCGCCCAGCAGGACGGGGTGACGGTGTCGGTCTACGCGTTCGAGGTCGCGGACGACCGGATCAAGCGGATCTGGGCGGTCCGCAACCCGGAGAAGCTGCGCTCGTGGACGATCGGGTAG
- a CDS encoding TlrC/CarA/OleB/SrmB family ABC-F type ribosomal protection protein, whose protein sequence is MRTAQPPQLSLHDVTKRFDTRVVLDRVTLAVKPGEKVGVIGDNGSGKSTLLALLAGRLRPDHGEVTAVAPGGVGYLPQTLDLPPHATVADAIDLALADLRALETEIRRRELDLTDVDPSGLDRYAELVERFEARGGYEADTRVDIALHGLGLPGLDRTRPLRTLSGGERSRLALAGTLAAAPETLLLDEPTNDLDDRAVAWLEQHLRAHRGTVVAITHDRVFLEHVTDTILEVAEGGVRRHGNGYDGYLTAKAADRARRLREYEEWRADLARHQRLASTHVARLDAIPRKLPLAVFAAGPFRARGRGHGAMSRIRNAKERVHRLTTAPVTPPPDPLRFTARLDAVSASVASLSDVRVGDRLHVPSLVVGPGERLLVTGPNGAGKTTLVKVLAGELTPDTGDVVLPARVGHLRQDDVPLPRGMTVAQAFAAGRGDPEEWADRLLALGLFTPRDLRLRLGELSYGQRRRVELARLVTEPVDLLLLDEPTNHLSPGLVEDLEHALADYAGALVVVTHDRRMRERFTGRRFHLEQGVVAA, encoded by the coding sequence TTGCGCACCGCGCAACCCCCACAACTGTCCCTGCACGACGTCACCAAGCGCTTCGACACGCGGGTCGTGCTCGACCGCGTCACCCTCGCCGTGAAGCCGGGGGAGAAGGTCGGGGTCATCGGCGACAACGGGTCCGGCAAGTCCACCCTGCTGGCGCTGCTCGCGGGCCGGCTGCGACCCGACCACGGCGAGGTCACCGCCGTCGCGCCCGGCGGCGTCGGCTACCTGCCGCAGACCCTGGACCTGCCGCCGCACGCGACCGTCGCCGACGCGATCGACCTGGCCCTGGCCGACCTGCGCGCGCTGGAGACCGAGATCCGGCGCCGCGAGCTCGACCTGACCGACGTCGACCCGAGCGGCCTGGACCGCTACGCCGAGCTGGTCGAGCGGTTCGAGGCGCGCGGCGGGTACGAGGCCGACACCAGGGTGGACATCGCCCTGCACGGCCTGGGCCTGCCCGGCCTGGACCGCACCCGCCCGCTTCGCACCCTGTCCGGCGGCGAGCGGTCCCGCCTGGCGCTGGCCGGCACCCTGGCCGCCGCCCCGGAGACGCTGCTGCTGGACGAGCCGACCAACGACCTGGACGACCGGGCCGTGGCGTGGCTCGAACAGCACCTGCGCGCCCACCGGGGGACCGTCGTGGCCATTACCCACGACCGCGTGTTCCTGGAGCACGTGACCGACACGATCCTGGAGGTCGCGGAGGGCGGCGTGCGGCGCCACGGCAACGGCTACGACGGCTACCTCACCGCCAAGGCCGCCGACCGGGCGCGGCGGCTGCGCGAGTACGAGGAGTGGCGTGCCGACCTGGCCCGCCACCAGCGGCTGGCGTCCACGCACGTGGCCCGCCTGGACGCGATCCCGCGCAAGCTGCCGCTGGCGGTGTTCGCGGCCGGCCCGTTCCGCGCCCGCGGACGTGGTCACGGGGCGATGAGCCGCATCCGCAACGCCAAGGAACGAGTGCACCGCCTGACCACCGCCCCGGTCACCCCACCCCCGGACCCGCTCCGCTTCACCGCCCGGTTGGACGCGGTGTCGGCGTCGGTCGCGTCGCTGTCCGACGTCCGGGTCGGCGACCGGCTGCACGTGCCCTCGCTGGTCGTGGGTCCGGGGGAGCGCCTGCTGGTGACCGGTCCGAACGGTGCCGGCAAGACCACGCTGGTGAAGGTCCTGGCCGGCGAGCTCACGCCCGACACCGGGGACGTGGTCCTCCCGGCCCGGGTCGGGCACCTGCGCCAGGACGACGTGCCGCTGCCGCGCGGCATGACGGTGGCCCAGGCCTTCGCCGCCGGCCGCGGTGACCCCGAGGAGTGGGCGGATCGGCTGCTCGCGCTCGGCCTGTTCACGCCCCGGGACCTGCGGCTGCGGCTGGGTGAGCTGTCCTACGGGCAGCGGCGGCGCGTCGAGCTGGCGCGGCTGGTCACCGAACCGGTGGACCTGCTGCTGCTCGACGAGCCGACCAACCACCTGTCGCCGGGCCTGGTGGAGGACCTGGAGCACGCGCTGGCGGACTACGCGGGCGCACTGGTCGTGGTCACCCACGACCGCCGCATGCGGGAACGCTTCACCGGCCGCCGCTTCCACCTGGAGCAGGGCGTGGTCGCGGCCTGA
- a CDS encoding bifunctional 5,10-methylenetetrahydrofolate dehydrogenase/5,10-methenyltetrahydrofolate cyclohydrolase, with translation MTARILDGTAVARTLLEQTAERAAAFTTRTGRAPLLATVLVGDDPASQTYVKMKRSRCAKVGIESRAVELPASTTTEELVETISALSADPLVDGILLQHPVPGHIDERAAFEAIAPGKDVDGVTMHSFAAMAFGEPGFHSCTPGGILRLLDAYGIELEGRHAVVVGRSPILGKPVGMLLLARNATVTYCHSRTADLASVVGTADIVVAAVGKPELVRGAWLKPGAVVVDAGYNPGNVGDVEYVAASERAGFITPVPGGVGPMTIALLLAQTVDAAEAAEKALLPA, from the coding sequence ATGACCGCACGCATCCTCGACGGCACCGCCGTGGCGCGCACCCTGCTGGAGCAGACCGCCGAGCGGGCCGCCGCCTTCACCACCCGGACCGGCCGCGCGCCGCTGCTGGCCACCGTCCTGGTCGGCGACGACCCCGCCTCGCAGACCTACGTGAAGATGAAGCGCTCGCGGTGCGCGAAGGTCGGCATCGAGTCGCGGGCGGTCGAGCTGCCCGCGTCCACCACCACGGAAGAGCTGGTGGAGACGATCTCCGCGCTGTCCGCCGACCCGCTGGTGGACGGCATCCTCCTGCAGCACCCCGTGCCGGGGCACATCGACGAGCGGGCCGCGTTCGAGGCGATCGCGCCGGGCAAGGACGTGGACGGCGTCACCATGCACAGCTTCGCCGCGATGGCGTTCGGCGAGCCCGGGTTCCACTCGTGCACGCCGGGCGGCATCCTGCGGCTGCTGGACGCCTACGGGATCGAACTGGAGGGCCGGCACGCGGTCGTGGTGGGGCGCAGCCCGATCCTGGGCAAGCCGGTGGGGATGCTCCTGCTGGCCCGCAACGCGACCGTCACCTACTGCCACTCGCGCACGGCGGACCTGGCGTCGGTGGTGGGGACCGCGGACATCGTCGTGGCGGCGGTGGGCAAGCCGGAACTGGTGCGCGGGGCGTGGCTCAAGCCGGGTGCCGTGGTGGTGGACGCCGGGTACAACCCGGGCAACGTCGGGGACGTGGAGTACGTGGCGGCGAGCGAGCGGGCCGGGTTCATCACGCCGGTGCCCGGCGGCGTGGGGCCGATGACGATCGCGCTGCTGCTCGCGCAGACCGTGGACGCGGCGGAGGCGGCGGAGAAGGCCCTGCTCCCAGCCTGA
- a CDS encoding DUF4232 domain-containing protein, translating into MIKARVVLPLLLLAACGTPPVAARSGDITLVPTVEAPGCPESGIAVSALEAEAASGLRVLSLKAVNCGTEPRTLTGYPDLRLLDADGRPLDVRVLTGAASAEISSVEAFTAPPGDVVLQPGATATTAVLWRNTYDDVSQPPQVGVRIDIAPVEGAPRQTFTPRLPPNGEPSRVDSPAVTLDLGSTGRIGVAPWKAQ; encoded by the coding sequence GTGATCAAGGCTCGGGTCGTGCTGCCGCTGTTGCTCCTGGCCGCCTGCGGCACCCCGCCCGTGGCCGCGCGCTCCGGTGACATCACGCTGGTGCCCACGGTCGAGGCACCGGGCTGCCCGGAGTCGGGGATCGCGGTGTCGGCGCTGGAGGCCGAGGCCGCGTCGGGCCTGCGGGTGCTGAGCCTCAAGGCCGTCAACTGCGGCACCGAACCCCGGACCCTGACCGGCTACCCGGACCTGCGGCTGCTCGACGCCGACGGCCGGCCGCTGGACGTGCGCGTGCTCACCGGGGCGGCGTCGGCGGAGATCTCGTCCGTCGAGGCGTTCACCGCGCCACCGGGCGACGTGGTCCTCCAGCCCGGCGCGACCGCCACCACGGCGGTGCTGTGGCGCAACACCTACGACGACGTGTCCCAGCCGCCGCAGGTCGGTGTGCGGATCGACATCGCCCCGGTCGAGGGCGCGCCCCGCCAGACCTTCACCCCGCGCCTGCCGCCCAACGGCGAGCCCTCGCGGGTCGACTCCCCCGCGGTCACCCTCGACCTGGGCAGCACGGGCCGGATCGGCGTCGCGCCCTGGAAGGCTCAGTAG
- a CDS encoding alpha/beta fold hydrolase: MVLVHGIGRSLEDWQDAQDRLATTFRVVNVDLPGFGLTPKLRAKPGLPTFARAVVGVLDALGEHRPVHLMGNSLGGAVAMTVATTWPDRVASLVLVNSAGFGREANLPLRPMLYGVLSVLPVVGARFRPLAKEAGLRLNQALFADPAFATDERVRHAAKVGRQPDFRATFVGTLLSLGLPVVGSRAGWRRALLAAVVSAGKPALVVWGDRDTVLPVKHFHAAVAALPGVRSHLFPDTGHMPQIERVEEFTALAADFVTGVAVP; encoded by the coding sequence GTGGTGCTGGTGCACGGCATCGGCCGCAGCCTGGAGGACTGGCAGGACGCGCAGGACCGGCTGGCGACCACGTTCCGCGTGGTCAACGTGGACCTGCCCGGCTTCGGCCTGACCCCCAAGCTGCGCGCCAAGCCGGGGCTCCCGACGTTCGCGCGGGCCGTCGTCGGCGTGCTGGACGCGCTGGGCGAGCACCGACCCGTGCACCTCATGGGCAACTCGTTGGGCGGCGCGGTCGCGATGACCGTCGCCACGACGTGGCCGGACCGGGTGGCGTCGCTGGTGCTGGTCAACAGCGCCGGCTTCGGCCGCGAGGCCAACCTGCCCCTGCGGCCCATGCTCTACGGGGTGCTGTCCGTGCTGCCGGTGGTCGGCGCGCGCTTCCGCCCGCTCGCCAAGGAGGCCGGCCTGCGGCTCAACCAGGCCCTGTTCGCGGACCCGGCGTTCGCGACGGACGAGCGGGTCCGGCACGCGGCCAAGGTCGGGCGGCAGCCGGACTTCCGGGCCACCTTCGTCGGCACGCTGCTCAGCCTGGGCCTGCCGGTGGTCGGCAGCCGGGCGGGGTGGCGGCGGGCGCTGCTGGCCGCGGTCGTGAGTGCGGGCAAGCCGGCGCTGGTGGTGTGGGGCGACCGGGATACCGTGCTGCCCGTCAAGCACTTCCACGCCGCCGTCGCCGCGCTGCCGGGGGTGCGCAGCCACCTGTTCCCGGACACCGGGCACATGCCGCAGATCGAACGGGTCGAGGAGTTCACCGCGCTGGCCGCGGACTTCGTGACCGGCGTGGCTGTGCCATGA
- a CDS encoding flavin-containing monooxygenase codes for MATTEPSHLDVVIVGAGLSGIGAAYRLSTEHPGRTYAILEARDAIGGTWDLFRYPGIRSDSDMFTLGYPFAPWRDPKAIADGPSIRDYIRRTAAEHDIERHIRFRTKVVAADWSTADQRWTLTLSDGGTLTCGFLYSCAGYYDYDRGHEPEFPGRDSFAGQVVHPQFWPEDLDYAGKRVVIIGSGATAVTLVPAMADTAAHVTMLQRSPTWISPVPGRDKIADALRSALPAGLAHQLARAKNIAFTTGFYQFCRRFPGAARTLLTKLSTKVLKDPAAVREHFTPTYDPWDQRLCAVPDADLFKAVNAGKASVVTDHVDTFVPEGIRLKSGKVLPADIVVTATGLRLQAFGGIEPSVDGTPVNLSEQFVWRGAMITGLPNFAVCIGYTNASWTLRADLSSRLVCRVLEHLDRNGFSSVVPRPDRVMTRQPLLDLASGYIQRSIGDFPGQGDRSPWRVRQNYVIDAVQTLRGDIGDQLAGTRAAKPAVVR; via the coding sequence ATGGCGACCACGGAACCCTCCCACCTCGACGTCGTGATCGTCGGCGCGGGCCTGTCCGGCATCGGCGCGGCGTACCGGCTCAGCACCGAGCACCCCGGCCGGACCTACGCGATCCTCGAGGCGCGCGACGCGATCGGCGGCACGTGGGACCTGTTCCGCTACCCCGGCATCCGCTCCGACTCGGACATGTTCACCCTCGGCTACCCGTTCGCCCCGTGGCGGGACCCCAAGGCCATCGCGGACGGCCCGTCGATCCGCGACTACATCCGCCGCACCGCCGCCGAGCACGACATCGAGCGGCACATCCGGTTCCGGACGAAGGTCGTCGCCGCCGACTGGTCGACCGCCGACCAGCGCTGGACCCTCACCCTGTCCGATGGCGGCACGCTGACCTGCGGTTTCCTCTACTCCTGCGCCGGCTACTACGACTACGACCGGGGCCACGAGCCGGAGTTCCCCGGGCGGGACAGCTTCGCCGGGCAGGTCGTGCACCCGCAGTTCTGGCCCGAGGACCTCGACTACGCGGGCAAGCGAGTGGTCATCATCGGCAGCGGCGCGACCGCCGTGACCCTCGTGCCCGCGATGGCCGACACCGCCGCGCACGTCACCATGCTCCAGCGCTCGCCGACGTGGATCAGCCCCGTCCCGGGCCGCGACAAGATCGCCGACGCCCTGCGCTCCGCCCTGCCCGCGGGCCTCGCGCACCAGCTCGCCCGCGCCAAGAACATCGCCTTCACCACCGGCTTCTACCAGTTCTGCCGCCGCTTCCCCGGCGCCGCGCGCACCCTGCTGACCAAGCTGTCGACCAAGGTGCTCAAGGACCCGGCGGCCGTGCGCGAGCACTTCACGCCCACCTACGACCCGTGGGACCAGCGGCTGTGCGCGGTGCCCGACGCGGACCTGTTCAAGGCGGTCAACGCGGGCAAGGCGTCCGTGGTGACCGACCACGTCGACACCTTCGTGCCCGAGGGCATCCGGTTGAAGTCCGGGAAGGTGCTGCCCGCCGACATCGTCGTGACGGCGACCGGGTTGCGGTTGCAGGCCTTCGGCGGGATCGAGCCGAGCGTGGACGGGACGCCGGTGAACCTGTCCGAGCAGTTCGTGTGGCGGGGCGCGATGATCACCGGCCTGCCGAACTTCGCGGTGTGCATCGGCTACACCAACGCGTCCTGGACGCTGCGGGCCGACCTGTCCTCGCGGCTGGTGTGCCGGGTGCTGGAGCACTTGGACCGCAACGGGTTCAGCTCGGTCGTGCCGCGACCGGACCGGGTGATGACCCGGCAACCGTTGCTGGACCTGGCTTCCGGCTACATCCAGCGGTCCATCGGGGACTTCCCGGGTCAGGGCGACCGGAGCCCGTGGCGGGTGCGGCAGAACTACGTGATCGACGCCGTGCAGACGCTGCGCGGCGACATCGGCGACCAGCTCGCCGGCACCCGGGCCGCGAAGCCGGCGGTCGTGCGATGA
- a CDS encoding AraC family transcriptional regulator, translating to MSVVRSAGLRGFRATVAELGGHADDYAAAAGLPVAALDVDDLLVSDRALVAVLEIAAEALQCPDLGLRVASRQDFGMLGPLALAIRNSPTVADALECTSRYLFVHARSLSLTMEDDPYGARGVAALRYGQPPWLPVSVQATDLGLGFLHRAIKFLVGGSYGLRSVELPYTPVSVGVYEEFFGTTVHVGRSAPMLRVPRSLAAQPLAGGDERVWRLALAFLAEQTAGEGASVALRVRGVVVQSLGTVPPEVGAVARLVNMHPRTLQRRLAAEGTTFAEILDDVRRQAALRYLTTTDMPMSQVAGMLGLSEQSALSRCCRRWWGATPSAIRRSGPPPGAGPSDLP from the coding sequence ATGTCGGTGGTCCGGTCGGCCGGGTTGCGCGGGTTCCGCGCCACGGTGGCCGAGCTGGGCGGGCACGCCGACGACTACGCCGCCGCCGCGGGCCTGCCGGTCGCGGCGCTGGACGTGGACGACCTGCTCGTGTCCGACCGCGCCCTGGTCGCCGTGCTGGAGATCGCCGCCGAAGCGTTGCAGTGCCCCGACCTGGGGTTGCGGGTGGCGTCCCGGCAGGACTTCGGGATGCTCGGGCCGCTCGCGCTGGCCATCCGCAACTCGCCGACCGTGGCGGACGCCCTGGAGTGCACGTCCCGCTACCTGTTCGTGCACGCCCGGTCGCTGAGCCTGACCATGGAGGACGACCCGTACGGGGCGCGGGGCGTGGCGGCGCTGCGGTACGGGCAACCGCCGTGGCTGCCGGTGTCGGTGCAGGCGACGGACCTGGGGCTGGGGTTCCTGCACCGGGCGATCAAGTTCCTGGTCGGCGGGTCTTACGGGCTGCGGTCGGTGGAGCTGCCTTACACGCCTGTTTCAGTTGGTGTGTATGAGGAGTTCTTCGGCACGACTGTCCACGTCGGACGTTCCGCGCCGATGCTGCGGGTGCCGCGCAGCCTGGCCGCGCAGCCGTTGGCCGGTGGTGACGAGCGGGTGTGGCGGCTGGCGCTGGCGTTCCTGGCCGAGCAGACCGCCGGGGAGGGTGCGTCGGTGGCGCTGCGGGTGCGCGGGGTGGTCGTGCAGTCGCTGGGTACCGTGCCGCCGGAGGTGGGTGCGGTGGCGCGCTTGGTCAACATGCACCCGCGCACGTTGCAACGGCGGCTGGCGGCCGAGGGGACGACGTTCGCGGAGATCCTGGACGACGTCCGCCGCCAGGCCGCGCTGCGCTACCTGACCACGACGGACATGCCGATGAGCCAGGTGGCCGGGATGCTGGGCCTGTCCGAGCAGTCCGCCCTGAGCCGCTGCTGCCGCCGCTGGTGGGGCGCGACCCCCAGCGCCATCCGCCGCAGCGGCCCGCCGCCCGGCGCTGGGCCGTCCGACCTCCCGTGA
- a CDS encoding SDR family NAD(P)-dependent oxidoreductase, with translation MRNYRFSGGTAVVTGAASGIGEQLAYGLAARGSDLVLLDRDADRLKSVVDTIARRHPGVAVDSVVADLSDVSALPALGADLLAAHPRVTLLVNNAGVALGGTFDQVSAEEFDWVLDVNFRAPVALTRLLLPRLLASPGSHVVNVSSLFGLIAPPGQAAYSASKFALRGFSEALRHELAPRGVGVTTVHPGGIRTRIAESARVGSGVPADQVSQGKDGFAKLLTYPADKAAEQILAGVEKRRGRVLIAFSAVAPDLLARLFPTRYLAVLNFLSPSAARKASSG, from the coding sequence ATGCGCAACTACCGGTTCAGCGGCGGCACGGCGGTGGTCACGGGTGCGGCGAGCGGTATCGGCGAGCAGCTCGCGTACGGGCTGGCGGCCCGGGGCAGTGACCTGGTGCTGCTGGACCGGGACGCCGACCGGCTGAAGAGCGTGGTCGACACGATCGCGCGGCGGCACCCCGGCGTGGCCGTGGACAGCGTGGTCGCGGACCTGTCCGACGTGTCCGCGCTGCCCGCCCTCGGCGCGGACCTCTTGGCCGCGCACCCGCGCGTCACGCTGCTGGTCAACAACGCGGGCGTGGCCCTGGGCGGGACGTTCGACCAGGTCAGCGCCGAGGAGTTCGACTGGGTGCTGGACGTGAACTTCCGCGCGCCGGTCGCGCTGACCCGCCTGCTGCTGCCGCGCCTGCTGGCGTCGCCCGGCAGCCACGTCGTGAACGTGTCCAGCCTGTTCGGCCTCATCGCGCCGCCCGGCCAGGCCGCGTACTCGGCGAGCAAGTTCGCGCTGCGCGGGTTCTCCGAGGCCCTCCGGCACGAGCTCGCGCCGCGCGGTGTCGGCGTGACCACCGTGCACCCCGGCGGCATCCGCACCCGCATCGCGGAGTCCGCGCGCGTGGGGTCGGGGGTGCCCGCGGACCAGGTGTCGCAGGGCAAGGACGGTTTCGCCAAGCTGCTGACCTACCCGGCGGACAAGGCGGCCGAGCAGATCCTCGCGGGCGTGGAGAAGCGCCGGGGACGCGTGCTCATCGCGTTCTCCGCCGTGGCCCCGGACCTCCTGGCCCGCCTCTTCCCGACCCGCTACTTGGCCGTGCTCAACTTCTTGAGCCCTTCGGCCGCCCGCAAGGCCTCGTCCGGCTGA
- a CDS encoding alpha/beta fold hydrolase, protein MMELPRLLRHPAWRRVDPRQGRGVGVVLVPGFGFGDTSLLIAARWLRARGYRPVGARIGLNVGCTTELVERLEKRVVEHARETGGRVVLFGQSRGGWLARLVAGRRPDLVRGLVMLGSPVLNPLGAHPAVVRVARFLARASAWGVPGLLDEQCFTGDCYDTSMAGLAAPLPSQVPALAIFSARDIVAPPELCRDPSAECVEVRSTHTGMGLDPDVYAAVEPRLAQWAAREGAQPDEALRAAEGLKKLSTAK, encoded by the coding sequence ATGATGGAGTTGCCCCGGTTGTTGCGGCATCCCGCGTGGCGGAGGGTTGATCCTCGGCAGGGGCGTGGGGTCGGCGTGGTGTTGGTGCCTGGGTTCGGGTTCGGGGACACCAGCTTGCTGATCGCGGCGCGGTGGTTGCGTGCGCGGGGGTATCGGCCGGTCGGGGCTCGGATCGGGTTGAACGTCGGGTGCACCACGGAACTGGTGGAGCGGCTGGAGAAGCGGGTTGTCGAGCACGCTCGCGAGACCGGCGGGCGGGTGGTCCTGTTCGGGCAGAGTCGGGGTGGGTGGTTGGCTCGGCTGGTCGCGGGTCGGCGGCCGGATCTGGTGCGGGGGCTGGTGATGCTGGGCAGTCCGGTGCTCAACCCGCTCGGCGCGCACCCGGCGGTGGTGCGGGTGGCGCGGTTCCTGGCTCGGGCTTCGGCGTGGGGTGTGCCGGGGTTGCTGGACGAGCAGTGCTTCACCGGTGACTGCTACGACACGAGCATGGCCGGCCTGGCCGCACCGCTGCCCTCGCAGGTGCCCGCGCTGGCGATCTTCTCGGCTCGGGACATCGTCGCGCCGCCGGAGTTGTGCCGGGACCCGTCGGCCGAGTGCGTCGAAGTGCGCAGCACGCACACCGGGATGGGGCTGGACCCCGATGTCTACGCCGCCGTGGAGCCGAGGTTGGCGCAGTGGGCGGCGCGGGAAGGGGCTCAGCCGGACGAGGCCTTGCGGGCGGCCGAAGGGCTCAAGAAGTTGAGCACGGCCAAGTAG
- a CDS encoding lysyl oxidase family protein, with protein MIRKLQAAATAAMTVAALGAPVESGPLLPDLRQAPVGCPGGTARDPGQCRDWDVCLVEDPLAANGPCLSTGPAGAVRLRFTTSADNVGDGPLVIYAQRSGAESVMRARQAFQSGVDRSIPGSYETAQRDLPATVYYEPAATHEHWHLLDFEHFMLRTPSGETVANDRKTGFCLGDRYATRDARDLPARPHDLSSPEGRLALFLRENTCRRGEPAALDVKQGISVGYGDDYDYEVDFQWLDLTHVPSGVYDVVNVVNADRALVEKDYENNASSLAISLEWPGGAATPPAVITTAPRVRVLRSCPGEIRCAEQL; from the coding sequence GTGATCAGGAAACTCCAGGCCGCGGCGACGGCCGCGATGACCGTGGCCGCACTCGGCGCCCCGGTCGAGTCCGGTCCCCTCCTGCCCGACCTGAGACAGGCGCCGGTGGGGTGCCCCGGCGGGACCGCGCGCGACCCCGGCCAGTGCCGGGACTGGGACGTGTGCCTGGTGGAGGACCCGCTGGCGGCCAACGGTCCCTGCCTGTCGACCGGGCCGGCGGGTGCCGTGCGGCTGCGCTTCACGACGTCGGCGGACAACGTGGGCGACGGCCCTTTGGTGATCTACGCGCAGCGGTCCGGTGCCGAGTCGGTCATGCGGGCGAGGCAGGCGTTCCAGTCCGGTGTGGACCGTTCGATCCCCGGCTCGTACGAGACGGCCCAACGCGACCTGCCCGCGACCGTGTACTACGAGCCCGCGGCGACGCACGAGCACTGGCACCTGCTGGACTTCGAGCACTTCATGCTGCGCACGCCGTCCGGGGAGACGGTGGCGAACGACCGCAAGACCGGCTTCTGCCTGGGCGACCGCTACGCCACCCGAGACGCCCGCGACCTGCCGGCCCGTCCGCACGACCTGTCCAGCCCGGAGGGTCGGCTGGCGTTGTTCCTGCGGGAGAACACGTGCAGGCGGGGAGAGCCGGCGGCGTTGGACGTGAAGCAGGGGATCTCGGTGGGGTACGGGGACGACTACGACTACGAGGTCGACTTCCAGTGGCTGGACCTGACCCACGTGCCGTCGGGGGTGTACGACGTGGTGAACGTGGTCAACGCGGACCGGGCACTGGTGGAGAAGGACTACGAGAACAACGCGTCCTCGCTGGCGATCTCCCTGGAGTGGCCCGGCGGAGCCGCGACCCCGCCGGCGGTGATCACCACCGCGCCTCGGGTGAGGGTGCTGCGCAGTTGCCCTGGGGAGATCCGGTGCGCGGAGCAGTTGTAG